The nucleotide sequence TAAAAAGGGCCAAAAAGCAGAGCGTACGGTTACCGAGGAAGCAGTGGTGGTGGCAGATAAGCCCCCTCCGTCTGGCTTCCACCTCCCACTCTCTCCTCACCACAATTCTCGTTCCTATGCCATTTCAATCCTAATTCAACCTCCTCTGCTTTTATTACCAGCAATCTTTCATCACATATAACCGGTACGTTATCAATTCTTTCTGTTTCCGCAATCAATTCAACTTTTCATTACCTCTCTTttctgttttctttttcttttttttttttaaactatcaTTGATAACTGTTATTACATTTCGACAATTTAGGTCTCGATTACGACTTTTTATTTACGCTGATGAATCTGCATGCGTTTCAGTTTTTAATCTGCAATTCATGTTTGTTTCGTAAAAGGTAATCTGATGTTTCTGAATTCTGTTCATGCAGCAGATTGCAGAAAACAAAATGAATGAATTTGTTTTAAATGATCAACATGATGCCTTTTTTTTCTGAAACATGCATCAACATTTATTGATCCTgcaacttttattttattttattttatttaaagctGCTTGATCTTGATCATGTGATTATGGTTTTTATGCTTCAAAATCATATGATTAATTAGGGGTGTTTGGATATACATCAAAAGAGGATGGTTATCTGATATACGGAAATCTTATGTTGGATTTGTGTCTTTTTAGTCTTTGTAGATTCAAGAATCTGTGTTTGAAGCGAAAATGCCCGAATCTGCAACCGATAAACCAAAACCAGCCACACACAAAGAACACTTGACGGAAACTCGCATCTCACCGACTAGCCCGTTGAGTACCCATACCACCGGGAACGGGTCATTTGATTTAAGCATCAGCAGCAGTCATAACTCCATTGATCAACTGTATAACAATGTATGTGATATGGAGAGTTCTGATAAGTCCTCTTCAAGATTCAGTTACTTGTCCTACGGTCAGGAATCACGAATTGATTCCGAGTTACGTTTTCTTGCTGGTGGCGGCGGCTTTGCAAAAGCCGACACTAACAGCAAGACAACTGTCGATGAGAAAGAATGTACAGAGGCCCGTGTAAAGGGTgatgagaaagaagatgaagtTTCGGAAGCTACTACCCGTAAAAACACGAAAACAAGGCCACCTTCACCGGCTAGATCTTCATCTCCTGCAAAGATCCCGAAGCCAGGTGCAAAGAAGAAACCTGTCGGGTCAAAGTTGACTGTGAAGAAGAGCGAAAAGAATTCGAATACTGAAGATCCGAGATACGTTGGGCAGTATTTGCTAAAGCAAGCTCGGGAATTGGTGGCAGCAGGTGGCGATCCAAAGAAAGCGCTTGAATTGGCGATACGGGCCAAGGACTCGTTTGAAAGTTGTCAATCGGAAAAGCCTGATTTGGAGTTTGTTATGTGTTTGCATATGGTAGCGGCACTTTATTGCATATTAAGGCAGTATGACGAAGCTATACCCGTTGTTGAAAGATCGATTGAGTTAACGAACATAAATGGAGGACAAAAACACTTGTTGGCTAAGTTTGCGGGGTGTATGCAGCTCGGTGATACATACGCGATGCAAGGATATATCGAGAAATCGATACTTTGTTATAAAGCGGCTTTGGAGATTCAAAAACATGTTCTAGGTGAACACGATGCGCGGTTGGGAGAGACGTGTAGGTATGTAGCCGAGGCTCATGTTCAAGCAATGCAGTTCGACGAGGCGAAGATATTATGTAAAATGGCTATTGATATACACGGGAAAAACGGAACGAGTAATTCGCTAGAAGAAGCGGCGGACCGGAGGCTAATGGGCCTTATTTGTGATTCGACGGGAAATTACGAAGCTGCCATCGAGCATTACATGTTGGCCCGGTTGGCGATGTCAGCAAACGAGCATGACTCCGATGTTGCTGCTATTGATGTTTGTATTGGTGATGCGTATCTATCGTTGGCTCGATATGATGAAGCTATTTTCAGTTATCAGAAGGCACTCAACGTGTTTCGGTTTACGAAAGGAGAGAATCATTCATCGGTCGCTTCGGTTTATGTTCGTTTGGCTGATCTCTACAATAAAATCGGGAAGTTCCGTGAATGTGAAACGTATTGTGAACACTCGTTGCGCATATACCTAAAAGCTAAGCCTAAGGCCCGGAGCCCGAATGATGAAATCGCAAACGGGCTTATTGAAGTTTCCGCGATTTACGAGTCAATGAACCAACTGGAACAAGCCCTTGACTTACTCAAGAAATCACTCAAGGCTTATGGAACGGGCCCGGGTCAACTGACAACGGTGGCTGGAGTCGAGGCTCAGATCGGTGTATTATGTTACATGATGGGTAGTTATTTCGACTCGTACGATTACTTCAAAAGTTCTATTTCAAAGTTTCGGGTTGCCGGAGAAAAGAAATTGGGTGTTTTCGGGGTTACTTTGAACCAAATGGGACTAGCTTGTGTTCAGATTGAATCGTTTGATGAAGCTGCTGATGTCTTTGAAGAAGCTAGAAGTGTTTTGGAGACAGAATACGGACCTCATCACCCTAGCACACTCGGGGTTTATAACAATCTGGCTGGTACTTATGATGCGTTGGGAAGGTATTGTGGTTTTATGTTAATAATTTTATTTACCGAGATTGATACGGTTTTGTTCACGGTTTGGTTTTGGCAATTTGGCGGTTTAATGTTCCATATGACGGTTTGGAACTCAAAACCGGTCATGTAAACCGAATTGGCCGTTTAAGctatattatttatattaataacctattagctAATAATAATCA is from Helianthus annuus cultivar XRQ/B chromosome 9, HanXRQr2.0-SUNRISE, whole genome shotgun sequence and encodes:
- the LOC110879296 gene encoding protein KINESIN LIGHT CHAIN-RELATED 2: MPESATDKPKPATHKEHLTETRISPTSPLSTHTTGNGSFDLSISSSHNSIDQLYNNVCDMESSDKSSSRFSYLSYGQESRIDSELRFLAGGGGFAKADTNSKTTVDEKECTEARVKGDEKEDEVSEATTRKNTKTRPPSPARSSSPAKIPKPGAKKKPVGSKLTVKKSEKNSNTEDPRYVGQYLLKQARELVAAGGDPKKALELAIRAKDSFESCQSEKPDLEFVMCLHMVAALYCILRQYDEAIPVVERSIELTNINGGQKHLLAKFAGCMQLGDTYAMQGYIEKSILCYKAALEIQKHVLGEHDARLGETCRYVAEAHVQAMQFDEAKILCKMAIDIHGKNGTSNSLEEAADRRLMGLICDSTGNYEAAIEHYMLARLAMSANEHDSDVAAIDVCIGDAYLSLARYDEAIFSYQKALNVFRFTKGENHSSVASVYVRLADLYNKIGKFRECETYCEHSLRIYLKAKPKARSPNDEIANGLIEVSAIYESMNQLEQALDLLKKSLKAYGTGPGQLTTVAGVEAQIGVLCYMMGSYFDSYDYFKSSISKFRVAGEKKLGVFGVTLNQMGLACVQIESFDEAADVFEEARSVLETEYGPHHPSTLGVYNNLAGTYDALGRWDDAIEILEYVVGMREDKLGTASADVDNEKRWLAELLKESGRNRRKGSRSLEFLLDG